The DNA segment AACTTGTTGCACCCAAGTTgtggttattattattattatgggtCGGCTCTATGATCTAGTGTGGCGAAAAGATGATGCTTTTAATCTTGTGATTTTTGTTGAGAGGATACAAGCTTAGGATtctttttaatgcattttttaatcTTTGATCCAGGAAATtctgtatacatacaagtacatagaAATGTTGATACAGACGGAATACTTGTTATCGAAGGAatcttcaattttattattataaaaaatatattaaaaactaaacaatttcTGCCAAACTATTTACAACTTTTAACATAAGCCACATCTGAAACATGCATATTATAATCATGAATTGTAAATCTTCCATATACTGGTACTATTCAAACCTGCACAAACGTAAGCTCATATTCTAAAACTGATTCGCTGAGCTCCTGCATAGCCTGGCCTAGTCATttccagaaatatatgtaatattcgATTATCCTGGTAGTAGTCCCTTCCTTCTGTAGTTTTCAGGTTTTGAAACGCGTACGACGGACTAATATTACCTTCTTAAATTATGCCtactatttttagtttttatttatattccaacGTTATTTTGTTAACTTTATGTTACAaacaatataagtatgtatatttgagcTTTTTTCCTTACGatatcttattttatttcatgtaCTTGGTGTTCTACAACTCATTAGTAAATGTCTCACCACATATTCATACGCATGTTTGATCTCATTTGGTGTCTAACGGTTTCAGTCAAAACTCGTATTAATCTTTAATTATTGTACGAGTTTATTAATGTCACATTCTACCAACTTGAAGTCGCCTTGTCGCTACTTTGCTGAGGAGCTCAACCAGCTCGAAACTTTGAATCCAAGTTTGCTCAGCCACGCAGTGGTTCGAGTTGGaagattaattaattatgtGTTGTTCTTCCCAAAAGTGCCAAATCAGTGTGTACTTCTGTactggtatgtatgtattttcataagcttgcctatatatgtatgtatatacatagatatatgtgtCTATATAGCCAAACAATGGATGTATTATTTAATGAAGCTGTAAATACAAATTTCGCTATGGAATGACACTTAAACTCTAGTGTCCTATTTGAAACTCCTTAAGTGCTAcagaaatataaaagtaaattactTTTCCTCATACAGACGGACATATTCACTCTCTGGGTGGCATTAATGATGACAACCTCATTGGATTGCTAAGTCGCATTACCGAGCTGGAAGAGTCCGATCGTGAAACAATTCATTTGCTCGTTTTTCTGCTCATGCAGTTCATGTCGCGCACCGATCAGGCATTCCCCTCGGAAGATAAACCGGTATCCAAGACACAGAATATTGTACTCaagcatttgtttttgcttttggggCACAATCAGATTGATAAAACTTTCCACACAACGCCGGAGAATCTACGGTAACCAAAATGCACGAATTATCACTTTAAATCaaagatttataatttttcttgcgACATTCCTTCAGTGTTTCGGCAGTCTTCAATGCATTCCTCGCAAATCTACCACAAGTTTTGGATCAAAACCACTTGATTGGCGGTCTAATACTTCCCTCGATAATGCAGATCATATTGTACGCACCGAATCCCAGTAATACGGCTGCTGATTGCTAtcaaaatttggttttcaattatTCACTTTGGTATTTGGAGCAATATCCGCGTCGCAATTGGATGTTAACTGTACTGGTGGTGCTCTACAAGTATTCCTACACCCAGCCACCGTATAGCGCGTACGTGATTTCAGCAATGCGCATGGTTATGAACAGTTTGCGCAATCATTTCCATCAATGTCGCCGCATACCAACCACCACGATATTGGATATACAAGGTACATCACGTTCACGCGACGTTAGTCAACCCTCTTTGGGTACAGATCCTGATGAGAAGGATCCTAGTCCACCAGCTAGTCCAATGTTTCCGTCGGAAGGTACTAGCGCGGCATCAAAGAGTAAAGGCCAAAATGTCGCTTTCACACCAAAACTACAACACGCATTCCGTAAGTACAATGACTCTAGTTTGGAAGCGGATGAGACGGAATCTGAACTAGTGGCAATACCGGAAAGTGATTTGTCGGACAGCACTTTGCATGGCAGCAGTGCACCGGTAactattttgaaagtatttgatttggcaataaagaaatatatatgtatgtatattttccacCAGGGTTCTTTTGACGATACCGTACATTTCGAAGAAACATCGTTGACAAAGGGCGATATGCAGAGAGCACGAGCAGCCCGTGCCATTGAGTATGAAGAGGTAagtgaacatacatacatacatatgtttatttaaaaactttttttttcacataCCGAATGTGTGGACACATGGCTGACTTTTTGCCAAAATTATCAGTCAATCTGtgaaatatacaatattattaaaattcgaagaaaatgtttctttgaaaatattataccaTTATGTCAAAACTGAGTTCGATCGCGTCAGTATTTCATATAACCCCCATAtatctaatttaaaaattttcgaactccCAGTTGACTTtgtaccacatacatatgtagatgattttagtacaattttccctgaagtaaaataaagtaataaaactgAATCTATGACTTTacttgttaaaatatttattattttcaattcaattagaAAACATCGAGGGCACAACATAAGTCGTTGATTACTACCAAAACTGGAGATACCTATACTACGAAAATTAGAACTACCGGCGGTCAAGAAGCTGTTAGTACCACTGTTGTTACCACACAAGCCCGTCATAGTCTTCAAGAAGGTGTACGTATGATCGTTACCCCTCTCGTTGGCACAGATGCGGCAGCCGAGACCGCCATTGTAAGTCCCCCAGTTGATGTGCACCGCGCTATCACAGTCCGAAATAAATCGTTAGAGAACGCTGCCGCTTCGACATCGAAGATGTTTGCTGCAATTGCCACGAACCATCTTAAAGCATTGGGCGCGCTACAAGATATACAGGCCAAATCTAGCGATAGTAACTCTAAATCGCTGACATCCAGTAATGGCAATCGCTCAACGAATAGCAGCACTGAGAACTCAGGCAAGTGTCCACAACAATTACCACCAGTTACTTCTCAGCACGTACAAAATCAACAGCAACAGCCACCACATCATCCGCCTGCTTCTTCGAAAAAGCCTATTGGGCGGCACAAGACTATTGTCGAATGCAGTGCTGGCACTTCGTCCTCATCGACCGGCACGGATGACTCAAGACTGAGCGCCAACCATAAGAAACCAGCAGGCAAATCGCTAAAACGTTCGGACAAAGCATACGGCTCACCCGATTCCCCGCTCTCCAAGATGAGCGTCATGCCGAACCCAGTCGATGAGGTGGATACCACAAAGTTACCGGCACCAAAAAGTATAGCAGCACTGGAAATACCCACGCCAGAACGTTTACTGCCTATTGGCACGCATGAGTCGGTCGGTGGTTTAATCGACCGTTTGCGCGACGGTCTCAACTTACCGGATATAAGTCATTTGAAACAAGATAGCCTCGATGTATCGGATAGCACTAAAGACGACATAACACCCAGTAGTCGTACTACATCACCACGTCGTCTCATCAAGCAAGTAGCACTGGAATCGCCACCAAATGCGAGCGCCGCCGGTCAACAGGATCTGCATTCTTCCATATTAAAAAGCGTTACTCAGGAGGTGAAGACAACAACCAGCGCTACGGTTACTGCAAGCACAAGTGGTGTGCATAACGCAACTAAACCAGAAGCCCCGAAACGTCCGCGTCAGAAATTAGCTCCCTTCAATATGGACGCTAGTGCCATGCCGGATATACGTTCACGCTTCGCTGGTGCATGGCCACCGCCACCATATCAACCCCCTGAAGAGTTGGACGATGATCTGGATGATGGCATTGAAAATGGCAATGGTCATACTGGTGCGGCAGCGCAGCCAAATCGTGTGGTAAGTGTGCTTTTGAATTCGACAATGCTTCTATTAACTTATTCTAAGAACTCACAAGATTTTCTGGTAATAAGCACTGAGAATCAAActtgcattttctttttataaaacaatgtGTAGTTATAATTTCTGTCTCTTAGTTCTGATCCATGTACACATGACCATCCTTTCGTCAAACTTTAGTCCCTTCGTTCTTGTAATTCTTGACTACCTTTTTTCCTAGAGCACTAGACGCGTTGGCGATTATACGATTTGTGACCGTTGCACCGATTGTGGCGCACTCATCGAAGAGTATACCGACGAGGATATTGGCATATTGATAGTCATATTAGGAACTTTCATTCATCGCGAGCCGGCAATGGCAGCGCCATTTCTACCTGAAATACTAACCATAACCTCGAGGTTAGTAAATAATTTGTGAAGAACAAgtataataaaatcgcaaaaatttCTTCACCAGAATCTGCTTGACGTCTACGCACTCCTGGCAGGGCGAGAATGGACCAGCATTGGTTTGCAGCGCTCAGGCTGTGTCACTGCAATTTATACGCTGTGTTCTGCATCAGCTGGCACCCAACGGCATCTTTGTACAAGTTTTTCAAACTCAAGTGAAGAGTAAGAGAGATACATActaatacttacatatgcttATGATTAATATTCAATAATCTTCACAAAGTGAAAGTGCGTCACAACTCGTTCCGCAGCATTGCACGAGCTCTACAGGACTTTCAGGAGCTCAACGCCACACATCCCATTTATATGGTCTGCGAATCTCTGCAATCGAAGAAATCGCTCCCAGTCGAGCAGTTGCCGGTGATCTTCCGCAATATGGCCGAGTATTTGCATTGCGTGCCAACGGAACTGACCACCGGCCCAGGTGTTTGGCAGCAAGCGATGCAAGCCATGGAATCATTATTGCGTCAAGTGATTGTGTTGCTGCCAAATCTGGCCAATCCCGAACATCTGCTCGACATAATGGTAGCCACTTTGAAGATGAACATTGTGCCAAAAACCCTACTTGATCCCTACTCCAAGATAATTGGCTTTTGCGTGCAGAATACGAACTTAGAATACCACTCTTTGTATGATCTGTGCACACTCAATATGCGCTCGTTTTCCAAAGATCGCGATAAGATGCTGCTCTGTCGGCAGCTGATTTTCGAGTTCGTGCAGGCATTGAAGTTTAAAACTAACATACCAGATAACAACTTGTTGATGATCATCGGCTTTGTGCTGCATGATGCTGGTGGCACGCTGCCACCGGGCACTATAATTGGCTTTCCGGAGGCCCCGCCACCCTTAACTACCAATGCCGCGGATTGTATGCGTCAGTATGTCAACGATGTTATAGATTTCCTAGCCGACTTTCACACACTGAGTAAAATCAAGGTGAgtcctacatatacatacatatgtttcattCCGCCAACTCATAAACTCGCATACCCATAAGAACTTCAAAAATGGACAAATACAAAATGGACTTGGCGAAGACACGCTGGGTGGCGTTTTGAAGGGAGCTGTGGCACAATACTTGGCGCTGGAAATGTCACGTGGTAACACACGTGACAATAAAAGTAGTTCGCGTTATTTGCCCTGGTTGAATAATGCACCGTCGTCGCTGCAGCAAGGGTGAGTCCTAGTAAAGATTCTCGTAGTCATGCAAATGTCAGCTAGCTATTCACTCTTGTTCCACAGTCCCAAAGAATTCACGGAGTGCGTTGGCCACATGCGTCTACTCTCTTGGTTGCTGCTCGGCTCACTTACACACCTAGCGCTAACACAGCGCCGCGATGAGCGTCACACCATACCCATACCATCACAGCAGGTGCCACCAACCGTGCCACCGGCAGCAGTGCATTACCAGCACCATCATCAGCAGCCCAGTGGTATGGCGCCATTTGCAATGCCGGTCTCACAGGAGTCATCTTGCCACATTGCGGATCACATCCAGGTGATTTTTGCCGGTTTCGCCGAGCAGTCGAAGACGTCGGTATTGCATATGTCATCCCTCTTTCACGCCTTCACTCTGTGCCAACTATGGACTGTGTATTTGGAGCATGTTGCTCGCTCCTCCAGCAACGCAGAAGGCAACACCATGGGTGTACTCTTCGAGTTTTGGGCCAAAGTGACACCGTGCATTTTGCAATTGGTTTCGCATGCTCGTCCACCAAAAGAGAGTTCCGGTAGTGGCGTCGGTGGTGCAGGCATAGCCGATTTCACGCAGAACCCAAATGCAAAAGTGAGTTAAAATATATCTTTATTATTGTCAACACTATTTGCTTTATAGGTATTTAAGGAACAGTCAACCGTTTTGGCGGTTGTTCTTGATTTGACAATTATGCCAGCAATGCTAACAGGTCCTCAAGGAGAAGTTATTTTTACTGGGCTAGATCTCACGCAAAGCGATGTTATAAGTGTAGGTTTGAGGGATTGTGTAAAGAAGTTGTCAGGGGGAACCCATTGCAAACAAAAGAGTTTAACCTGCCCCAATAATCAGACAACTGTGGTCGGGGTTCAAGAAGTATCTCCAACTCTTCGTCTGTTGTTGTTGAGGTTATCAAGACGTTCTTAAGGGCAAGGCGCAAATTAATGACATTCAGAAAATCAACGAAAGGTCCAGGAAGCTTGTAGTTTCGAGGGAATTGGGGTTCAAGAAGTATCTCCAACtcttcgtttgttgttgttgaggttATCAAGACGCTCTTTAGGTCAAGGCGCAAATTAATTGACATTCAGATCATCAACGAAAGGCCCAGGAAACATTCTGTTTCGAAGGCGTGTTTGATGATTGGCTTCCATAGGGTATGCAAAGAGGAGGTtattgcacgcaggacatatatatggtatgtaatTTTCATAACATCCGGCTCTACGTTTCCGAATTTGTTCAGGATTTATCCGCCCAAGGGCTATTATTTCGGGTATCAAGCTCTGTTTGGATCAGTAAGTAGTAAGTTGAGCTTGTCGAAGCTTGATCCGAACCCGGCCGCGTTTTTACAAAACCACATAAACGACTATTGTCATAAGCAAGCTCACAGGAAGTGCTAACAACACCGGCGACACAAGTCTTCGCGATTGTGCAAATAGCACCTTGTTCGCACACATCGCCGTCAGTGTGACGAGCTGGGTCGATGTAGCCATGCCTATATTAAGCGAACCCACACAGTCCCACAGTTTTTGCGATATCGACCTACAATTTTGACCACGATCTTTCCTTCCCAAGAGACTGcccatttgtcagaaccgccgatattggaccactttagcgtaactgccatacaaactggcaaaCTAGCTTCAGTGgcaccgaagttaacgtttaccttgtttttatcttaatttcttttaatttaacttgTACGCTAATATCcccaaattttataatataaattacactcatattacttttttatttattatacagaGTCCCAATGCGAAGGTGAGTTAACCCTATATAATTTATCTATTTCtttgattttagaaaaatttcttacaaatatataatttagaaATATAGTTTGTACATtccattaactttttttaaatttccttttataaaaaaatattttgtaagttttttaatatatctaCTATTATTTAACTTTATGTTTATTGTgctataaacattttttcataaacaaacctatacaataaaacaataatacttTCAGCTCTCCGAAATGGTGAATCTTCATTTTCTTAGTCTTCTCGAAGCACTCAAGGAGACTAATTCAACAATTTTAGGCAAACTTTTGCCGCTGTGGAGTCCGGTCTTGTCCTCACAAACACAGGTGAGCAATtttggtttataaaaaaatgtattttgttttaattacaattgttttaattctaattttttttatataattttttttatataattttttttttatataattttttttttatataatttttttttatatcattttttttatatcatttttttttatatcattttttttaaatactatttgttttaattttaattttccattataaatatttttttaattttttgatgtaTCACACGAATATTCAATTTACAGCTATCTAAAACGCTCCATGTACGTTTGCAAAATGTACGCGATAATGCGCCCGACTTTGAGGAGCAGCAAACACACCCTTCGGACGCATTACTGAAATGGCTGCAGCGACTACAATTTAAAATGGGTCAAATCGAGCTGCAAGCCTCGACAGCAACAcaattttattccatttaaaatatatgcaacTACATATGTGTAATATAAGAAATTCTATAGTATTGTGTGGTTTATTGAGACCAGAGCACAGCTTtcaacaatacatacatatttaagtagaaaaaattaattgtgttTGCTTAAAAGCTGCACCTTAAAGTCTTAACAATAACTTAAGCGAAATCTTAAATGTTACATGGTTTAACTACTGagtgtctacatacatacttacatagttGTGTTGTTGAATATCGAACATAGAAAATTCGTTTACaaagaaacaattaataaagtaacgttcaaataatatagaCGCTGTTGTTATTTATAGTGAGGCAACTAATTGTAGATCGTATATGTAACACCGCCACCAGACTTTTCCTCATCCAGTGGATCATGCACCTCATCGTCTTCGTTGAACTTTTGTTCACCTTCGATATGTACCGATGGTGTGCGATATGTAGTGAAGGCAGTTTTAGATTTCAGCTCTTCCTCTGTAGGCAATTTCAGGTCACGTTGTTCGAGACGCGCTATACGTGCAGCCAAACGCTCCTCGGCTTGTTTTTCTTGCAAAGACTATAAAAGATGAGATGAGGTTTCCTAACGTGGTCAtaatagaaatcaaaattatacgTACTTTTAATTTTGCCAAATAATCGGTTTGTAACTCCACCGAATCAAGTAATGTCAACATCTTTGCGCCACTGTGTTGTATAAGAGGTGGTGTTGCGGCAGTAACTTCCCAATGTTTGCCTTTTTTTCGTAGGCGCTCCTTTGCCGGATCGTGCACATCTGATACAGTGGTTTTGTAAGGTTTGAACTTTTCGCGTTGTGGAGCTACTTGCAACTCAGTTTTCGCCACAAGGTAGCGTACATGTTCCTCTACCTCCGCTAGTGACGGCGTGCTACTGCGACTATCTTCACTAATTAAGCTTACTTTAGATGATGTAGGTCTTTCAGTGAAGTGCTGTAtctttgattttatatttgttaactTTTCGCCGACATCTATTTCAACAACCTGGACATCCACGACTTTATCCGTTTCGCTTTCATCTGTCAGTGTTGAATCTGTTTCAGTTAAATTCGCTTTCGAACATGTTGATATTAAATTCTCAGACTCTGCTTTAAAAGATTCGATCTCAGCTAAATCATCTTCTGTTATTAACTTAGGCTCGGGTGGtaaaatttttgttcgtcgTTCGTGCATTGTGCATTGGGCAATCACGCGTAATGGATCTAACTCTGCTTCGTCATCGCTATCAAGAATATCGTCTGTTGGATCACCATTTTGTTCACCATTTAAGTGGCCGTTCCACTCCAGACGATTGAGTACATCTTCGCCCTTAGAAACAATGTTTAATTCTGAGAACATGTTTGCCGCTTCATCAATATTATTTCGTCGATCAAGCTCTTCTATTACTTTGTTGTAGAAATCTTCTATGCGTTTTCCTTTATCTGGCAGCCGTTTTAAGTTGGCTCTGTATAAATGGAAAATTCATATCCCTCATTGTATGCACATAATTTTTGTACTTACTTGTTTGCCAGTAACTTGCTTTGACGCTCCTTGAGATCTAACAGTTCCAAACGAGAAAGTTTCGTTAAATCTCTAACAGCATTATCTTGTTTAATAGTGGGTGCAACGGCAGGAATTCTATTCATAGGTGGGCGACTTATTGTAgccattttatacaaattattattttgaaaattatattttttaaatcacgataaagtcgatttacattaaatattacaatttcgTACGTAtgataattgtaataaaaaaaccgCCACAGAATATAAACAGCTGGTCGTAGTGATGCTGCCAATAGATTTGtttaatgtttgtgttattCATCCATTTctctgaaataataaaaaaattactatatagaaGTCCTAAAAATTTGAACTATGAcaatcaatattaaattaatattcaggagagcggcttttccgaaaacgtgcaccaattttcacgggaaatgtcttaaaattcttgtttttaattccaatttacgaatatacatatatggcgcGATAcctatttttatgcttttttgtatgtttttatttgactttcAATAATTCATAAACAGATAAACACATGTATGATTTGCGCATCGTTCGTAAATTCTTATTAGAGTTTTCCATCATATAAAATTGAGACATTTTTGTTGGTTGATTTGCATCAGCTGCactttaaattttgacatttgcCACATTGACTTGTTCAATTGCTGgagtgcaaatatttataactttcaGCGATTTCATCagatttttcacaaatattaatcAACGTTATAGGTAATTAGGTCTCTAAATAACATTACCCACaagtaaattaacaaaataaaagaaattaagatGACGGACCAAGAATTGCTAACACAATTCCAGTTGCTGGGCATGAGCGAACAAAAGGCCAAAGAAACGCTAAAGAATGCGAATGTGACGAAAAATTTGCAACTGGCACTAGCTGAGGTAAAAGGTGCTCCACCCGGCGAAGGTGTTGGCATGTTGCTTTATCACATGGCTAGTAAAATCAAGCCGCAAAACGCTCATGAATTGCCATTAGTCACTCGATACATTGTTGACCGTAAATTAGATACGACTTTGAGGGTGGAGGCGGCACttgaatatttattgaaaaatgttcaaaagaAAGGAGCTTCTGTTAATCTAAAAGAGTTTGATGAATTTTGTGGAGTAGGTGTGGTTGTCACTCCGGAAGAGATCGAGCGTATAGTGCaagaacaaataaaattgcACAAGGATGCCCTCCTGGAGCAGCGTTATCACTTCAATGCATTTAAAATTATGCAAGAAGTGCGTGCACAGCTCAAATGGGCTGATGCGAAATCTGTCAAAGCCGCGATTGACGTTGAGATATTCGATTTACTTGGTCCAAAGACTGAGGAAGATTTGAAACCACCACCAAAAActgaaaagaagaaagaaaaacaaataaaaacggcT comes from the Bactrocera neohumeralis isolate Rockhampton chromosome 2, APGP_CSIRO_Bneo_wtdbg2-racon-allhic-juicebox.fasta_v2, whole genome shotgun sequence genome and includes:
- the LOC126751075 gene encoding protein unc-79 homolog isoform X5 — protein: MSDTFKNQLVNMGTRAAAFQAKLRCLHDSHVRLLQNTQPTPSGVDIANNIKYFSQTLLTVLKDVRTSPHELIRDPSEDPTRMSAYPNLEYGNLYNALTMLIDVAPCIQYGQIVFGKALLQCLCCILPFLDKDLIDNLPYLVSSTMSVLPPALHQDIVNALCYYILPFTITRRSADEQECQACQAVSSVIMMVLQYSHNPAHHCQLLECLMTLKHNVVKDILCVIAYGTSMSRSSAAKLLFYYWPAFDPNLFDRKVLLSKLTNDMVPFVCQCEQCPNAGNAEAAKVCFDHSISISYAPDCPPPLYLCIECANEIHRKHANLEFGDILHPMQQVSMVCENKNCRSTDKAAFSICFSTECASYNGNHPIRYCTLCHSNRHNSRRGGDHVVHRSLQIIWQMDPEIQMHMVESVISLLREAKPLNFEPGKDGSDPKKNGGNGTPDTITLEERQMLGRYGIWLLVGRCTPTPEMPVEVLGRILSMLFHWFHVTACSYDVASQIESTIEKLKVEHVCNWLKEICRIHYNVFISCLLPHPPEYARVGGHWETLASRTSHLKEGLQRLICLVPYEVITSEIWDYVMPHWMEAITNDVGEKELNELKIVLSKILDPEMSPLGFDAKTMYNFVAIRFEKTTAKVQQQALHWLQILTKLGILIPLVQLFAMFGDGVRIMKYGVQHELMREKEGQGKGPKTPLKETKNELGNPPRRSSISPVVEDDSGNTSAISDDEAPTNRHTEFSTDAEHNLTCCILMLDILLKQMELQDVEQHMGIHTSVCENVSRLIKCMVTAARVGLSSHVCSLKVAECAYCEASIMWHQLATKLVQFMAPLNPVRPPDIPIEDIIEEEKSSRKSPPESDKEKSRERDVSLSMAPLPIPLGPLGGFADILKLDQFFSDDGKIIIMAGPVPVAVPQPEPHSVGGVLVHMPHVCSIMTATVETVSEQLDLASILPADRAIARSITLSDADVGSANVSVTRASVLGENGGANGSTGGGAGENGSVSDEEEDEEEGEDFWHTSVGKFKFTLDQLPQTLQYIHQLLTEIPTIKKPEILYYVLQCLNVMALHGDALAKAAREHRGFFIWCQENLLIKNLWGLCNAEHSHICQASVPLLLHCITLPLGSDVFWRVVQEAFHDTDWRIRFTAVERVTVITRFMDSTPLRTEVGLQTALATAFCHLIASMDDINVYVAQRATLYIGTIHDTAIRSLLFCLESQFDLFIVDRPVVLQSVYQLHNSLSDRKILNWEFFLNRFDTLFVEAQINLEKCGDISYLRDLRNSENGSEALSSKILKAREALSQSDTSGSMAKTLSASFGTKWPYKRTMSAPASMIPRQDSKFMPEKEKIYSRQISAPILKRKTSRFGLDGHIHSLGGINDDNLIGLLSRITELEESDRETIHLLVFLLMQFMSRTDQAFPSEDKPVSKTQNIVLKHLFLLLGHNQIDKTFHTTPENLRVSAVFNAFLANLPQVLDQNHLIGGLILPSIMQIILYAPNPSNTAADCYQNLVFNYSLWYLEQYPRRNWMLTVLVVLYKYSYTQPPYSAYVISAMRMVMNSLRNHFHQCRRIPTTTILDIQGTSRSRDVSQPSLGTDPDEKDPSPPASPMFPSEGTSAASKSKGQNVAFTPKLQHAFRKYNDSSLEADETESELVAIPESDLSDSTLHGSSAPGSFDDTVHFEETSLTKGDMQRARAARAIEYEEKTSRAQHKSLITTKTGDTYTTKIRTTGGQEAVSTTVVTTQARHSLQEGVRMIVTPLVGTDAAAETAIVSPPVDVHRAITVRNKSLENAAASTSKMFAAIATNHLKALGALQDIQAKSSDSNSKSLTSSNGNRSTNSSTENSGKCPQQLPPVTSQHVQNQQQQPPHHPPASSKKPIGRHKTIVECSAGTSSSSTGTDDSRLSANHKKPAGKSLKRSDKAYGSPDSPLSKMSVMPNPVDEVDTTKLPAPKSIAALEIPTPERLLPIGTHESVGGLIDRLRDGLNLPDISHLKQDSLDVSDSTKDDITPSSRTTSPRRLIKQVALESPPNASAAGQQDLHSSILKSVTQEVKTTTSATVTASTSGVHNATKPEAPKRPRQKLAPFNMDASAMPDIRSRFAGAWPPPPYQPPEELDDDLDDGIENGNGHTGAAAQPNRVSTRRVGDYTICDRCTDCGALIEEYTDEDIGILIVILGTFIHREPAMAAPFLPEILTITSRICLTSTHSWQGENGPALVCSAQAVSLQFIRCVLHQLAPNGIFVQVFQTQVKMKVRHNSFRSIARALQDFQELNATHPIYMVCESLQSKKSLPVEQLPVIFRNMAEYLHCVPTELTTGPGVWQQAMQAMESLLRQVIVLLPNLANPEHLLDIMVATLKMNIVPKTLLDPYSKIIGFCVQNTNLEYHSLYDLCTLNMRSFSKDRDKMLLCRQLIFEFVQALKFKTNIPDNNLLMIIGFVLHDAGGTLPPGTIIGFPEAPPPLTTNAADCMRQYVNDVIDFLADFHTLSKIKNFKNGQIQNGLGEDTLGGVLKGAVAQYLALEMSRGNTRDNKSSSRYLPWLNNAPSSLQQGPKEFTECVGHMRLLSWLLLGSLTHLALTQRRDERHTIPIPSQQVPPTVPPAAVHYQHHHQQPSGMAPFAMPVSQESSCHIADHIQVIFAGFAEQSKTSVLHMSSLFHAFTLCQLWTVYLEHVARSSSNAEGNTMGVLFEFWAKVTPCILQLVSHARPPKESSGSGVGGAGIADFTQNPNAKSPNAKLSEMVNLHFLSLLEALKETNSTILGKLLPLWSPVLSSQTQLSKTLHVRLQNVRDNAPDFEEQQTHPSDALLKWLQRLQFKMGQIELQASTATQFYSI